Proteins from a genomic interval of Neodiprion lecontei isolate iyNeoLeco1 chromosome 2, iyNeoLeco1.1, whole genome shotgun sequence:
- the LOC107216719 gene encoding uncharacterized protein LOC107216719 — translation MDDFVDKDQLRETIETYNKLAENFSNHDTMLKDKTVLSYLAYVLEMPDTEVVKLALDTLEMFVKNVENYCHITSTFGVREALDSVINKHAENDPKLAKQARCIKDDIERLKPPIYNLHSRCRRIIEPKKLQTHVIVLHVHGLLPETRAELEATLIRIDGLISLVVDVEHQRVTMRTLSSLTARQIAEIIQNNTENMEARLVTRNKYNQEFLVKLVNTEAGDCEELPEYLPEEDEREEEKDGVVSLFTGLRQSASSLYRSTTEFLQNSFYW, via the exons ATGGATGATTTTGTGGACAAAGATCAATTAAGGGAAACTATCGAGACGTATAATAAATTGGCCgagaatttttccaatcacGACACTATGCTAAAA GATAAAACCGTCCTCTCCTACCTGGCTTATGTCCTCGAAATGCCGGATACGGAGGTCGTTAAACTCGCACTTGACACCCTCGAGATGTTCGttaaaaacgttgaaaacTACTGTCACATAACCTCTACTTTTGGTGTCAGAGAGGCACTCGATTCTGTTATTAACAAACACGCTGAGAACGATCCGAAGCTCGCTAAACAGGCTAGGTGCATCAAAGACGATATCGAACGACTAAAACCACCTATCTACAACCTGCATAGTCGATGCCGGCGAATCATTGAGCCTAAGAAACTACAAACTCATGTCATCGTCCTCCACGTACACGGACTGCTCCCG gAAACTCGAGCTGAATTAGAAGCTACTTTGATACGAATTGACGGACTGATATCGCTCGTTGTTGACGTCGAACATCAGCGAGTTACTATGCGAACTCTGAGTAGCCTCACAGCTCGGCAAATtgctgaaattattcaaaacaaCACCGAGAATATGGAGGCTAGGCTAGTAACAAGGAATAAATACAACCAGGAGTTTTTAGTTAAGCTG GTAAATACAGAGGCCGGAGATTGTGAAGAACTACCTGAATATTTGCCAGAAGAGGATGAACGGGAGGAAGAAAAGGACGGTGTGGTTTCTCTTTTTACTGGTCTACGTCAGAGCGCTTCCTCGCTATACAGATCGACCAcagaatttcttcaaaactcTTTTTACTGGTGA
- the LOC107216700 gene encoding magnesium-dependent phosphatase 1 gives MSTDKRPRVIVFDLDYTLWPFWVDTHVTPPFRKGNGDQVVDALNHKIKYYPEVPEVLKELVKDGYELGVASRTGEIQGANQLLNLLGWDKYFTYKEIYPGCKVTHFSKIQKNSGVNLADMLFFDDEQRNIKDLTKMGVTSILVRNGVNKEVVQNGLRQFAQ, from the exons ATGTCGACCGACAAAAGGCCACGCGTAATCGTTTTTGACTTAG ATTATACTTTATGGCCGTTCTGGGTCGACACTCACGTAACGCCTCCCTTCAGGAAAGG AAACGGTGATCAAGTAGTAGACGCTCTGaatcataaaattaaatactACCCTGAAGTACCGGAGGTTCTAAAGGAGCTGGTAAAAGACGGTTATGAACTAGGAGTGGCATCGCGCACCGGAGAAATTCAGGGAGCTAATCAACTGCTGAATCTTTTAGGCTGGGATAAGTATTTCACATACAAGGAAATTTATCCTGGCTGTAAAGTAACACATTTCTCAAA AATCCAAAAAAATTCTGGCGTCAATCTAGCTGATATGCTATTTTTTGACGATGAGCAAAGAAACATCAAGGATTTAACAAAAATGGGTGTAACGTCAATTTTGGTTCGCAATGGTGTTAATAAAGAAGTTGTTCAAAATGGTCTACGACAATTCGCACAGTAG
- the LOC107216718 gene encoding DNA primase large subunit: MFYIQPPRGVLAFNTLTSCIDTRIDYLELVYDNKVDSFEGNIEYLFEGSKYDRTGHFTLRLLASASNDLWAYWVTRETILLEYRLGHVSQRQIHRMFKNIQNSVESTMEYDPLHAALHKISTFFLQRDIFSHIIGKNHSNYCEDYSVKLKFQTVPDLIKKRLVDLREGDAIIFCSRWKQLIKSLFKSLLWRDKANLEKGCLTNTIKSDPRLNFIHQRIELRLMKGGQIGNSRITVNNIDSEVYNFPLCMSHLHFTLRRLHRLSHNARFYYSLFLKDSGMTVDESLVFWRLEYSQPHTCTCSCSHNWQSDTRRFTYSIRHLYGLEGSRKNYNTPNCSVICNNTNGPRYEGGCPFKSFDRDKLKELLRRVMKQSNMDSYLDTFSKQKPEVACASFLKSQRMKNIDNTFINSPVQYYQLMKEYD; this comes from the exons ATGTTCTACATCCAACCCCCGAGAGGGGTTCTCGCCTTCAACACACTGACGTCCTGTATTGACACACGGATCGACTACCTCGAACTTGTTTACGACAACAAAGTTGACAGTTTTGAGGGCAACATAGAATATCTATTCGAGGGTTCAAAATATGACAGAACTGGCCATTTCACTTTGAG ACTCCTGGCCTCAGCATCCAACGATCTGTGGGCCTACTGGGTGACAAGGGAAACGATTTTGCTCGAATATAGGCTGGGTCATGTTTCCCAGAGACAGATACACCGCATGttcaaaaatatccaaaaCTCTGTAGAGTCGACAATGGAATATGACCCACTCCACGCAGCGCTGCACAAAATTAGCACATTCTTTTTGCAACGAGATATATTCTCTCatataattggtaaaaatCATTCCAACTACTGCGAAGACTACAGCGTAAAAC TCAAATTTCAGACAGTACCAGATTTGATAAAGAAAAGGCTTGTCGATCTTCGAGAGGGCGAtgcaataatattttgttcaaGATGGAAACAGCTCATCAAATCATTATTCAAGTCTCTCCTATGGAGAGATAAAGCTAATCTGGAGAAAGGATGCCTGACAAACACGATAAAGTCGGACCCTCGATTGAACTTTATCCACCAAAGAATAGAGTTGCGATTGATGAAAGGGGGGCAGATCGGAAATAGTAGAATAACTGTCAATAACATAGATTCGGAAGTTTATAACTTTCCCCTGTGTATGAGCCATTTACACTTCACACTACGCCGGCTTCATAGACTCAGTCACAATGCACGATTTTACTATAGTCTGTTCTTGAAAGACAGTGGAATGACTGTCGACGAATCCCTAGTATTCTGGAGACTTGAATACTCACAGCCTCACACATGTACTTGCTCATGCTCTCACAACTGGCAGTCCGATACTCGTAGATTCACTTATAGTATCAGGCATTTGTATGGGCTTGAAGgttctcgcaaaaattataACACTCCAAATTGCAGTGTCATTTGC aataataCAAATGGGCCAAGATACGAGGGTGGTTGCCCTTTCAAAAGCTTTGACAGAGACAAGCTGAAAGAGCTACTAAGACGTGTTATGAAGCAAAGTAACATGGACTCATATCTGGATACTTTTTCGAAACAGAAACCGGAAGTTGCCTGTGCATCTTTCTTGAAATCGCAACGCATGAAAAACATTGACAACACATTTATTAACAGCCCGGTACAGTATTATCAGCTAATGAAAGAATACGATTGA